Proteins found in one Triticum urartu cultivar G1812 chromosome 4, Tu2.1, whole genome shotgun sequence genomic segment:
- the LOC125553560 gene encoding polygalacturonase-like, translated as MSGRRLPLLLVVLTALMTLTTVKAEYNVVDYGARPDGAADSAGAFQAAWGAACNDTGSSGSRPVLRVPAGRFLLSRVYFKGPCRSAGVVVAIDRNGTVFAPPTVDSRAWIMFHHADGLALRGGTLDGQGQEYWACKKSGRCTGQGPTTLDISQSKGVSVKQLTLLDSKNVHMAIFDSTGVTVQGVRMVAPANSPNTDGIHAQLSRHVTILNTTFSTGDDCVSLGPGTSDVLIRDIKCGPGHGISIGSMGGQPGEEGVRNVTVERAVLTGTTNGLRIKTWGMPNPGSVTGVSFSQVTMHGVANPILVDQNYCPRSRKVDCPGKSSGVQISDVSYEDIEGTSRTPVAVKFDCSDTNPCSGIRLKNIRLTYRHRRPAQARCRNAAGSVSGEVTPPSCF; from the exons ATGAGCGGCCGTAGGCTGCCGCTACTGCTGGTCGTGTTGACGGCACTGATGACGTTGACGACGGTGAAGGCCGAGTACAATGTCGTGGACTACGGCGCGAGGCCCGACGGCGCGGCGGACTCGGCGGGGGCGTTCCAGGCCGCGTGGGGCGCAGCGTGCAACGACACGGGGAGCTCCGGGTCCCGGCCGGTGCTGCGCGTGCCGGCGGGCAGGTTCCTGCTCAGCCGGGTCTACTTCAAGGGCCCCTGCCGGAGCGCCGGCGTGGTCGTGGCCATCGACCGCAACGGCACCGTCTTCGCACCGCCGACCGTGGACAGCAGGGCGTGGATCATGTTCCACCACGCCGACGGCCTGGCGCTCCGCGGTGGAACGTTGGACGGGCAGGGGCAGGAGTACTGGGCGTGCAAGAAGTCCGGCAGGTGCACCGGGCAGGGCCCCACG ACGCTGGACATTAGCCAGTCCAAGGGCGTGAGCGTGAAGCAGCTAACACTTCTCGACAGCAAGAACGTCCACATGGCCATCTTCGACTCCACCGGCGTGACGGTCCAGGGCGTCAGGATGGTCGCGCCAGCCAATAGCCCCAACACCGACGGCATCCACGCCCAGCTCTCCCGCCACGTGACCATCCTCAACACCACGTTCAGCACCGGCGACGACTGCGTCTCCCTGGGGCCAGGCACCTCCGACGTGCTCATCAGGGACATCAAGTGCGGCCCGGGCCACGGCATCAG catcGGGAGCATGGGAGGGCAGCCCGGCGAGGAGGGGGTGAGGAACGTGACGGTGGAGAGGGCGGTGCTGACGGGCACGACGAACGGCCTGCGGATCAAGACGTGGGGGATGCCCAACCCAGGCTCCGTCACGGGCGTCTCCTTCTCGCAGGTCACGATGCACGGCGTGGCGAACCCCATCCTCGTGGACCAGAACTACTGCCCCCGCAGCCGCAAAGTCGATTGCCCGGGCAAG AGCTCGGGGGTGCAGATCAGCGACGTGTCGTACGAGGACATCGAGGGCACGTCGAGGACGCCCGTGGCCGTGAAGTTCGACTGCAGCGACACCAACCCCTGCAGCGGGATCAGGCTCAAGAACATCAGGCTGACGTACCGGCACAGGCGGCCGGCGCAGGCCAGgtgccggaacgccgccgggtcCGTGTCCGGAGAGGTCACGCCGCCGAGCTGCTTCTGA